One Triticum dicoccoides isolate Atlit2015 ecotype Zavitan chromosome 4B, WEW_v2.0, whole genome shotgun sequence genomic window carries:
- the LOC119294999 gene encoding uncharacterized protein LOC119294999, giving the protein MAAAATSVRGCGPASASSVGLSPRRALQRSSFLPPLPRRASSVRALRAAVADAPHRGLELRREGREAGLLEAVIGGDGEEVEEVVGEERVEGWMRESIAEIVRHVGEAPFLVHLFSDGREGVTVRREPASAEAWPDVRRRWGPGGQRRPDGIILVEQVAAAAVEDGAEAARQVWGLVVQARGMECAACYVLDTCRVRSPAGFCTHFCLARAQCFGEPLELQLRNAWLNRLSGNHRR; this is encoded by the coding sequence atggcggcggcggcaaccTCCGTGCGGGGGTGCGGCCCGGCGTCGGCGTCGTCGGTGGGGCTCTCGCCGCGTCGGGCGCTGCAGCGGTCGTCCTTCTTGCCGCCCCTGCCGCGGCGGGCGTCGTCCGTGCGCGCGCTGCGGGCCGCGGTCGCGGACGCGCCGCACCGGGGGCTGGAGCTCCGGCGGGAGGGGCGGGAGGCGGGGCTGCTGGAGGCCGTGATCGGGGGAGAcggcgaggaggtggaggaggtggtgggggaggagagggtggaggggtggaTGCGGGAGTCGATCGCGGAGATCGTGCGGCACGTCGGGGAGGCGCCGTTCCTGGTGCACCTGTTCAGCGACGGGCGGGAGGGCGTCACGGTGCGGCGCGAGCCGGCCTCGGCGGAGGCCTGGCCCGACGTGCGCCGCCGCTGGGGCCCGGGCGGCCAGCGCCGGCCCGACGGCATCATCCTGGTCGAGCAGGTGGCCGCCGCGGCGGTCGAGGACGGCGCCGAGGCGGCGCGCCAGGTGTGGGGCCTGGTGGTGCAGGCCCGCGGGATGGAGTGCGCCGCCTGCTACGTCCTCGACACCTGCCGCGTCCGCTCGCCCGCCGGCTTCTGCACCCACTTCTGCCTCGCCCGGGCGCAGTGCTTCGGCGAGCCCCTCGAGCTCCAGCTCCGCAACGCCTGGCTCAACCGCCTCTCCGGCAACCACCGACGAtag